The proteins below come from a single Fibrobacter sp. UWT2 genomic window:
- a CDS encoding GNAT family N-acetyltransferase: MNVAEFLSSCSFSRLTPELLKNCKPFKCGNKDLDDFFAKDSFLYGEKLLGKTYVFRLKEFPDKIVAAFTLSNDSVRIKQLFPEDMAKIEYVTENGEKNLRRYPGVLVGRLGINSEFAKQGFGSAVMTFIKTWFRSDENKTGCRFIIVDAVNSSDVLRYYQRNGFKFLYGSDENEAKALGINVKMLGKNPLRTRLMYYDLIDLDDKIGETPRIN, from the coding sequence ATGAATGTTGCAGAGTTTTTATCTAGTTGTTCATTCTCAAGACTTACTCCGGAACTTCTAAAAAATTGTAAACCATTCAAATGCGGAAACAAGGACTTGGATGATTTTTTCGCCAAGGATTCTTTCTTGTATGGTGAAAAACTTTTGGGCAAGACTTATGTTTTTCGTTTGAAAGAGTTTCCCGACAAAATTGTTGCGGCCTTTACGCTGTCGAATGATTCTGTACGAATAAAACAGCTTTTTCCTGAGGACATGGCTAAAATTGAGTATGTCACGGAAAATGGAGAGAAAAATTTGCGGCGTTATCCGGGTGTACTGGTTGGTCGGTTGGGAATAAACTCGGAATTTGCAAAACAGGGCTTTGGCTCAGCTGTGATGACTTTTATCAAGACTTGGTTCCGCAGTGATGAAAATAAGACTGGATGCCGATTTATAATTGTAGATGCGGTCAATAGCTCCGATGTTTTACGATACTATCAAAGAAATGGTTTCAAGTTTTTGTATGGCTCAGATGAAAATGAAGCTAAGGCTCTAGGTATAAATGTTAAAATGCTTGGAAAAAATCCTTTGCGTACACGTCTGATGTATTATGATTTGATAGATCTTGATGACAAGATAGGGGAAACCCCGCGAATTAACTGA
- a CDS encoding tetratricopeptide repeat protein — translation MNIRISAIALACLVGLSFSADPRMEQGARFEAKGDFEMALGEYRAVLAENPRDAAAYFAAAQVRMKMKDYSGALANYRLAYKFEPTMSAAYEGAAKVYEVLGQKAKAEAERAKDPKNNPVVEAPIEAATVAEPAPEPVKAEPAKVAEPKPEPKPVEVAKPAPAKVAEAPKPVEKPAEVAKAEPAKVDAASNDPFEKGKALYAEGKYKEAAPMWREVLRKQPGHAGAYFYAGLTRYQLGEMDKAEFNLKKGLEYKEEGNDANYFLALIAKSNKKQDQELKFLAAYMKKAAPSAKYRAAAEARIAEIKAEKDSKNQPAAVPATEAVAKAEPKPVETAPAKAVEETPVEEPVVADIADAPSGKPSIANANLLFGAGSYESALQMYKALLETEQEPEERYFTMLQVGNIYRELRDFHSAVVRYREVVQQFPDSDWATEAERALEDAVWLEKHASELPRRTR, via the coding sequence ATGAATATCCGAATTTCTGCGATTGCATTGGCATGTTTGGTGGGTCTATCGTTCAGTGCTGACCCGCGAATGGAACAGGGCGCCCGTTTTGAGGCTAAAGGCGACTTTGAAATGGCTCTCGGCGAATACCGCGCCGTTCTGGCCGAAAATCCGCGTGATGCCGCCGCCTACTTTGCCGCCGCGCAAGTTCGCATGAAGATGAAGGATTACAGCGGGGCGCTTGCCAACTACCGCCTTGCTTATAAGTTTGAACCGACGATGAGCGCCGCTTACGAAGGTGCCGCCAAGGTTTATGAAGTTCTCGGTCAAAAGGCGAAGGCCGAAGCCGAACGCGCCAAGGATCCGAAGAACAACCCGGTGGTAGAAGCCCCGATCGAAGCCGCCACTGTTGCAGAACCTGCTCCGGAACCGGTCAAGGCTGAACCTGCCAAGGTCGCCGAACCCAAGCCGGAACCGAAACCTGTAGAAGTGGCAAAGCCTGCTCCTGCCAAGGTTGCCGAAGCTCCGAAGCCTGTCGAAAAGCCGGCAGAAGTGGCGAAGGCAGAACCTGCAAAGGTTGATGCCGCCTCGAACGATCCGTTTGAAAAGGGCAAGGCTCTCTATGCTGAAGGCAAGTATAAAGAAGCTGCCCCCATGTGGCGCGAAGTCTTGCGCAAGCAGCCCGGACACGCCGGTGCGTATTTCTACGCGGGCCTGACCCGTTACCAGCTCGGCGAAATGGACAAGGCCGAATTCAACTTGAAGAAGGGTCTTGAATACAAGGAAGAAGGCAACGATGCCAACTACTTCCTCGCCCTGATTGCAAAGAGCAACAAGAAGCAGGATCAGGAACTCAAGTTCTTGGCCGCCTACATGAAGAAGGCTGCCCCGAGCGCCAAATACCGTGCCGCAGCCGAAGCCCGCATTGCCGAAATCAAGGCTGAAAAGGATTCGAAGAATCAGCCTGCCGCTGTTCCGGCAACCGAAGCCGTGGCAAAGGCTGAACCGAAGCCGGTTGAAACCGCTCCGGCAAAGGCGGTGGAAGAAACCCCGGTTGAAGAACCTGTCGTGGCTGACATTGCCGATGCTCCGTCGGGCAAGCCGTCTATCGCCAATGCGAACTTGCTCTTTGGCGCCGGTAGCTACGAGTCTGCTCTTCAGATGTACAAGGCTTTGCTTGAAACGGAACAGGAACCTGAAGAACGCTACTTCACCATGCTTCAGGTGGGCAACATTTATCGTGAACTCCGCGACTTCCACAGCGCCGTGGTTCGTT